In one window of Sciurus carolinensis chromosome X, mSciCar1.2, whole genome shotgun sequence DNA:
- the Pdzd4 gene encoding PDZ domain-containing protein 4 isoform X5: MGCNMCVVQKPEEQYKVMLQEVELYKSSHRDKLGLMVCYRTDDEEDLGIYVGEVNPNSIAAKDGRIREGDRIIQINGMDVQNREEAVAILSQEENTNISLLVARPESQLAKRWKDSDRDDFLDDFGSENEGDLRARKLKSPPAQQPGNEEEKGAPDGGPGLSNSQELDSGVGRTDESTRNEESSEHDLLGDEPPSTTNTPGSLRKFGLQGDALQSRDFHFSMDSLLAEGAGLGGGDVPGLTDEEYERYRELLEIKCHLENGNQLGILFSRASSSNSALDVNRNESLGHEMAMLEEELRHLEFKCRNILRAQKMQQLRERCMKAWLLEEESLYDLAASEPKKHELSDISELPEKSDKDSTSAYNTGESCRSTPLLVEPLPESPLKRATAGNSNLNRTPPGPPVAIPSKAAPLPGSPAKFRSLSRDPEVGRRQQAEERVRRSPKTGVTLERVGPEGSPYLSRRHRGQGQESEHYHSCVQLAPTRGLEELSHSPLSLAGGPRVGGVVAAAAEAPRMEWKVKVRSDGTRYVAKRPVRDRLLKARALKIREERSGMTTDDDAVSEMKMGRYWSKEERKQHLIRAREQRKRREFMMQSRLECLREQQNGDSKPELNIIALSHRKTMKKRNKKILDNWITIQEMLAHGARSADGKRVYNPLLSVTTV, encoded by the exons GAGGTGGAGCTGTATAAAAGCAGCCACCGGGACAAGCTGGGCTTGATGGTATGCTACCGCACAGATGACGAGGAAGACCTGGGCATCTACGTTGGAGAG GTAAATCCCAACAGCATTGCAGCCAAAGATGGCCGGATCCGTGAAGGAGACCGCATCATCCAG ATAAACGGCATGGATGTCCAGAACAGAGAAGAGGCAGTGGCTATCCTTAGCCAGGAGGAGAACACCAACATCTCTCTGCTGGTGGCCCGGCCTGAGAGCCAG CTAGCAAAGCGGTGGAAGGACAGTGACCGAGATGACTTCCTGGATGATTTTGGCTCCGAGAATGAGGGGGACCTGCGTGCGCGGAAGCTGAAGTCACCCCCTGCCCAACAG CCTGGGAATGAAGAGGAGAAGGGGGCTCCTGATGGGGGCCCAGGCCTGAGCAACAGCCAGGAACTGGACAGCGGGGTGGGCCGGACTGATGAGAGTACCCGTAACGAAGAGAGTTCTGAGCATGACCTGCTGGGGGATGAGCCCCCCAGTACCACCAACACCCCTGGGAGCCTGCGCAAGTTTGGTCTGCAGGGGGACGCTCTGCAGAGCCGGGACTTCCACTTCAGCATGGACTCACTGCTGGCTGAGGGGGCAGGGCTCGGAGGTGGTGATGTGCCTGGCCTCACAGATGAGGAGTATGAGCGCTACCGGGAGTTACTGGAGATCAAGTGCCACCTGGAGAATGGCAACCAGCTGGGCATCCTCTTCTCCCGGGCTTCCAGCAGCAATAGTGCCCTGGATGTTAACCGCAACGAGAGCCTGGGCCACGAGATGGccatgctggaggaggagctTCGCCACCTTGAGTTCAAGTGTCGCAACATCCTGCGGGCGCAGAAGATGCAACAGCTGCGGGAACGCTGCATGAAGGCTTGgctgctggaggaggagagtcTCTACGACCTGGCGGCCAGTGAGCCCAAGAAGCATGAGCTGTCTGACATCTCTGAGCTGCCAGAGAAGTCTGACAAGGACAGCACCAGCGCCTACAACACTGGGGAGAGCTGCCGCAGCACCCCGCTGCTTGTGGAGCCCCTGCCTGAGAGCCCCCTCAAGCGGGCCACCGCTGGCAACTCCAACTTGAACCGGACCCCTCCTGGTCCCCCTGTCGCCATCCCCTCCAAGGCTGCCCCTCTGCCTGGGAGCCCTGCCAAGTTCCGATCCCTCTCTCGGGATCCTGAGGTGGGCCGCAGGCAGCAGGCAGAGGAACGAGTCCGACGCAGCCCCAAGACAGGGGTGACCCTGGAGCGTGTGGGCCCTGAAGGCAGCCCTTACCTCTCGAGGCGCCACCGAGGCCAAGGCCAGGAGAGCGAGCACTACCATAGCTGCGTGCAGCTAGCCCCAACGCGCGGCCTGGAAGAGCTGAGCCACAGCCCCTTGAGTTTGGCTGGGGGCCCCCGGGTGGGTGGGGTGGTGGCTGCAGCCGCTGAAGCACCCCGCATGGAGTGGAAGGTGAAGGTGCGCAGCGACGGGACGCGCTACGTGGCCAAGCGGCCTGTGCGAGATCGGTTGCTAAAGGCCCGGGCCCTGAAGATCCGGGAGGAGCGCAGCGGCATGACCACTGATGATGACGCAGTGAGTGAGATGAAGATGGGCCGCTACTGGAGCAAGGAGGAGCGGAAGCAGCACCTGATTCGCGCGCGGGAGCAGCGGAAGCGGCGCGAGTTCATGATGCAGAGCCGGCTGGAGTGCCTGAGGGAGCAGCAGAATGGCGATAGCAAGCCTGAGCTCAACATCATTGCCCTGAGCCATCGCAAGACCATGAAGAAGCGGAACAAGAAGATCCTGGACAACTGGATCACCATCCAGGAGATGCTGGCCCACGGCGCACGCTCGGCTGATGGGAAGCGAGTCTACAACCCTCTGCTCTCCGTCACCACCGTCTGA
- the Pdzd4 gene encoding PDZ domain-containing protein 4 isoform X3, translated as MSHACLCPVRPVHPVCPGHFLVGRPLNTCTIWDGKRRKPSKPGAGRSVQEVELYKSSHRDKLGLMVCYRTDDEEDLGIYVGEVNPNSIAAKDGRIREGDRIIQINGMDVQNREEAVAILSQEENTNISLLVARPESQLAKRWKDSDRDDFLDDFGSENEGDLRARKLKSPPAQQPGNEEEKGAPDGGPGLSNSQELDSGVGRTDESTRNEESSEHDLLGDEPPSTTNTPGSLRKFGLQGDALQSRDFHFSMDSLLAEGAGLGGGDVPGLTDEEYERYRELLEIKCHLENGNQLGILFSRASSSNSALDVNRNESLGHEMAMLEEELRHLEFKCRNILRAQKMQQLRERCMKAWLLEEESLYDLAASEPKKHELSDISELPEKSDKDSTSAYNTGESCRSTPLLVEPLPESPLKRATAGNSNLNRTPPGPPVAIPSKAAPLPGSPAKFRSLSRDPEVGRRQQAEERVRRSPKTGVTLERVGPEGSPYLSRRHRGQGQESEHYHSCVQLAPTRGLEELSHSPLSLAGGPRVGGVVAAAAEAPRMEWKVKVRSDGTRYVAKRPVRDRLLKARALKIREERSGMTTDDDAVSEMKMGRYWSKEERKQHLIRAREQRKRREFMMQSRLECLREQQNGDSKPELNIIALSHRKTMKKRNKKILDNWITIQEMLAHGARSADGKRVYNPLLSVTTV; from the exons ATGTCCCACGCATGTCTGTGTCCCGTGCGTCCTGTGCATCCTGTGTGTCCTGGGCATTTCCTGGTAGGGAGACCACTGAACACGTGCACCATTTGGGATGGTAAGAGAAGGAAGCCCTCAAAGCCAGGGGCTGGACGCTCGGTTCAG GAGGTGGAGCTGTATAAAAGCAGCCACCGGGACAAGCTGGGCTTGATGGTATGCTACCGCACAGATGACGAGGAAGACCTGGGCATCTACGTTGGAGAG GTAAATCCCAACAGCATTGCAGCCAAAGATGGCCGGATCCGTGAAGGAGACCGCATCATCCAG ATAAACGGCATGGATGTCCAGAACAGAGAAGAGGCAGTGGCTATCCTTAGCCAGGAGGAGAACACCAACATCTCTCTGCTGGTGGCCCGGCCTGAGAGCCAG CTAGCAAAGCGGTGGAAGGACAGTGACCGAGATGACTTCCTGGATGATTTTGGCTCCGAGAATGAGGGGGACCTGCGTGCGCGGAAGCTGAAGTCACCCCCTGCCCAACAG CCTGGGAATGAAGAGGAGAAGGGGGCTCCTGATGGGGGCCCAGGCCTGAGCAACAGCCAGGAACTGGACAGCGGGGTGGGCCGGACTGATGAGAGTACCCGTAACGAAGAGAGTTCTGAGCATGACCTGCTGGGGGATGAGCCCCCCAGTACCACCAACACCCCTGGGAGCCTGCGCAAGTTTGGTCTGCAGGGGGACGCTCTGCAGAGCCGGGACTTCCACTTCAGCATGGACTCACTGCTGGCTGAGGGGGCAGGGCTCGGAGGTGGTGATGTGCCTGGCCTCACAGATGAGGAGTATGAGCGCTACCGGGAGTTACTGGAGATCAAGTGCCACCTGGAGAATGGCAACCAGCTGGGCATCCTCTTCTCCCGGGCTTCCAGCAGCAATAGTGCCCTGGATGTTAACCGCAACGAGAGCCTGGGCCACGAGATGGccatgctggaggaggagctTCGCCACCTTGAGTTCAAGTGTCGCAACATCCTGCGGGCGCAGAAGATGCAACAGCTGCGGGAACGCTGCATGAAGGCTTGgctgctggaggaggagagtcTCTACGACCTGGCGGCCAGTGAGCCCAAGAAGCATGAGCTGTCTGACATCTCTGAGCTGCCAGAGAAGTCTGACAAGGACAGCACCAGCGCCTACAACACTGGGGAGAGCTGCCGCAGCACCCCGCTGCTTGTGGAGCCCCTGCCTGAGAGCCCCCTCAAGCGGGCCACCGCTGGCAACTCCAACTTGAACCGGACCCCTCCTGGTCCCCCTGTCGCCATCCCCTCCAAGGCTGCCCCTCTGCCTGGGAGCCCTGCCAAGTTCCGATCCCTCTCTCGGGATCCTGAGGTGGGCCGCAGGCAGCAGGCAGAGGAACGAGTCCGACGCAGCCCCAAGACAGGGGTGACCCTGGAGCGTGTGGGCCCTGAAGGCAGCCCTTACCTCTCGAGGCGCCACCGAGGCCAAGGCCAGGAGAGCGAGCACTACCATAGCTGCGTGCAGCTAGCCCCAACGCGCGGCCTGGAAGAGCTGAGCCACAGCCCCTTGAGTTTGGCTGGGGGCCCCCGGGTGGGTGGGGTGGTGGCTGCAGCCGCTGAAGCACCCCGCATGGAGTGGAAGGTGAAGGTGCGCAGCGACGGGACGCGCTACGTGGCCAAGCGGCCTGTGCGAGATCGGTTGCTAAAGGCCCGGGCCCTGAAGATCCGGGAGGAGCGCAGCGGCATGACCACTGATGATGACGCAGTGAGTGAGATGAAGATGGGCCGCTACTGGAGCAAGGAGGAGCGGAAGCAGCACCTGATTCGCGCGCGGGAGCAGCGGAAGCGGCGCGAGTTCATGATGCAGAGCCGGCTGGAGTGCCTGAGGGAGCAGCAGAATGGCGATAGCAAGCCTGAGCTCAACATCATTGCCCTGAGCCATCGCAAGACCATGAAGAAGCGGAACAAGAAGATCCTGGACAACTGGATCACCATCCAGGAGATGCTGGCCCACGGCGCACGCTCGGCTGATGGGAAGCGAGTCTACAACCCTCTGCTCTCCGTCACCACCGTCTGA
- the Pdzd4 gene encoding PDZ domain-containing protein 4 isoform X4: MTIPPISHEYYDPAEFMEGGPQEPDRMDELEYEEVELYKSSHRDKLGLMVCYRTDDEEDLGIYVGEVNPNSIAAKDGRIREGDRIIQINGMDVQNREEAVAILSQEENTNISLLVARPESQLAKRWKDSDRDDFLDDFGSENEGDLRARKLKSPPAQQPGNEEEKGAPDGGPGLSNSQELDSGVGRTDESTRNEESSEHDLLGDEPPSTTNTPGSLRKFGLQGDALQSRDFHFSMDSLLAEGAGLGGGDVPGLTDEEYERYRELLEIKCHLENGNQLGILFSRASSSNSALDVNRNESLGHEMAMLEEELRHLEFKCRNILRAQKMQQLRERCMKAWLLEEESLYDLAASEPKKHELSDISELPEKSDKDSTSAYNTGESCRSTPLLVEPLPESPLKRATAGNSNLNRTPPGPPVAIPSKAAPLPGSPAKFRSLSRDPEVGRRQQAEERVRRSPKTGVTLERVGPEGSPYLSRRHRGQGQESEHYHSCVQLAPTRGLEELSHSPLSLAGGPRVGGVVAAAAEAPRMEWKVKVRSDGTRYVAKRPVRDRLLKARALKIREERSGMTTDDDAVSEMKMGRYWSKEERKQHLIRAREQRKRREFMMQSRLECLREQQNGDSKPELNIIALSHRKTMKKRNKKILDNWITIQEMLAHGARSADGKRVYNPLLSVTTV; the protein is encoded by the exons ATGACCAT CCCCCCCATCAGCCATGAGTATTATGACCCGGCGGAGTTCATGGAGGGCGGCCCACAGGAGCCAGACCGTATGGACGAGCTGGAGTACGAG GAGGTGGAGCTGTATAAAAGCAGCCACCGGGACAAGCTGGGCTTGATGGTATGCTACCGCACAGATGACGAGGAAGACCTGGGCATCTACGTTGGAGAG GTAAATCCCAACAGCATTGCAGCCAAAGATGGCCGGATCCGTGAAGGAGACCGCATCATCCAG ATAAACGGCATGGATGTCCAGAACAGAGAAGAGGCAGTGGCTATCCTTAGCCAGGAGGAGAACACCAACATCTCTCTGCTGGTGGCCCGGCCTGAGAGCCAG CTAGCAAAGCGGTGGAAGGACAGTGACCGAGATGACTTCCTGGATGATTTTGGCTCCGAGAATGAGGGGGACCTGCGTGCGCGGAAGCTGAAGTCACCCCCTGCCCAACAG CCTGGGAATGAAGAGGAGAAGGGGGCTCCTGATGGGGGCCCAGGCCTGAGCAACAGCCAGGAACTGGACAGCGGGGTGGGCCGGACTGATGAGAGTACCCGTAACGAAGAGAGTTCTGAGCATGACCTGCTGGGGGATGAGCCCCCCAGTACCACCAACACCCCTGGGAGCCTGCGCAAGTTTGGTCTGCAGGGGGACGCTCTGCAGAGCCGGGACTTCCACTTCAGCATGGACTCACTGCTGGCTGAGGGGGCAGGGCTCGGAGGTGGTGATGTGCCTGGCCTCACAGATGAGGAGTATGAGCGCTACCGGGAGTTACTGGAGATCAAGTGCCACCTGGAGAATGGCAACCAGCTGGGCATCCTCTTCTCCCGGGCTTCCAGCAGCAATAGTGCCCTGGATGTTAACCGCAACGAGAGCCTGGGCCACGAGATGGccatgctggaggaggagctTCGCCACCTTGAGTTCAAGTGTCGCAACATCCTGCGGGCGCAGAAGATGCAACAGCTGCGGGAACGCTGCATGAAGGCTTGgctgctggaggaggagagtcTCTACGACCTGGCGGCCAGTGAGCCCAAGAAGCATGAGCTGTCTGACATCTCTGAGCTGCCAGAGAAGTCTGACAAGGACAGCACCAGCGCCTACAACACTGGGGAGAGCTGCCGCAGCACCCCGCTGCTTGTGGAGCCCCTGCCTGAGAGCCCCCTCAAGCGGGCCACCGCTGGCAACTCCAACTTGAACCGGACCCCTCCTGGTCCCCCTGTCGCCATCCCCTCCAAGGCTGCCCCTCTGCCTGGGAGCCCTGCCAAGTTCCGATCCCTCTCTCGGGATCCTGAGGTGGGCCGCAGGCAGCAGGCAGAGGAACGAGTCCGACGCAGCCCCAAGACAGGGGTGACCCTGGAGCGTGTGGGCCCTGAAGGCAGCCCTTACCTCTCGAGGCGCCACCGAGGCCAAGGCCAGGAGAGCGAGCACTACCATAGCTGCGTGCAGCTAGCCCCAACGCGCGGCCTGGAAGAGCTGAGCCACAGCCCCTTGAGTTTGGCTGGGGGCCCCCGGGTGGGTGGGGTGGTGGCTGCAGCCGCTGAAGCACCCCGCATGGAGTGGAAGGTGAAGGTGCGCAGCGACGGGACGCGCTACGTGGCCAAGCGGCCTGTGCGAGATCGGTTGCTAAAGGCCCGGGCCCTGAAGATCCGGGAGGAGCGCAGCGGCATGACCACTGATGATGACGCAGTGAGTGAGATGAAGATGGGCCGCTACTGGAGCAAGGAGGAGCGGAAGCAGCACCTGATTCGCGCGCGGGAGCAGCGGAAGCGGCGCGAGTTCATGATGCAGAGCCGGCTGGAGTGCCTGAGGGAGCAGCAGAATGGCGATAGCAAGCCTGAGCTCAACATCATTGCCCTGAGCCATCGCAAGACCATGAAGAAGCGGAACAAGAAGATCCTGGACAACTGGATCACCATCCAGGAGATGCTGGCCCACGGCGCACGCTCGGCTGATGGGAAGCGAGTCTACAACCCTCTGCTCTCCGTCACCACCGTCTGA